The genomic region TAAACAAATTAGGCAACTTAACAGCTCCCTGTAGCCATCGGGCCACCCCGGCTTGAACAGTGACGTGAGATTCAAGCAACTGAAGGACCTAATTCTTGATGAATTGCCATGATACAGCTTCGATGTTTGCTGGAAACTTGCCTATTAGCAGCGGGTTGGAGCTTGTCAAACGCCAGGATAGCGATGGGAGTGTGGATATATAGAGGAAGTCCATGTTATTTAGATTTTAATGGAGGAGGACATATGTTGAAAGGAAGGTAGCTGTTGAACGTTGTCACTTAGCTCATCTAATTTAGTTGGTCATCCGATTAAATCTAACCGAGTACCAGGACAGGAATTTGGTGGGCAAACTTAGCAAATTAtcttatgaaaaatagaataatgGCAGAGGCTTAAGAGTGCAAGGATTAAGTAGATTGAAACTTGAATCAGCCAAGCGAATTCATTAGTTACGAAGATAAAGCTGTTGACAGAgttcaaaaattaatgaaaaagtaACTATGAACAAACAATGAAACAATTGAATTTTTGTCTATACAATTTCAGTCTGTAAGGTATGAACCcaacaacaaaagaaatgtTCCCTGTATATTGTGTTGACAAAACGCAAACGAAAAGCAGAATCGAAACGATCAAAAACTTTGTGAATTATAAATAGGGTGTTGTCAACCGAAAAGAGCCTCCCAAAACCAGATCAGCAGCCACACCTCCAAACAGAAAAGTTTTGAGAAAGATGTGGGGGTAAAACTAAATAAGGTTGGAAAAATGAGGAGAGGAAAGATTGCATTCTGTCCAGCTCTCTGCTCAAACCATCAGTGCTTTACTGGCAAAAGCTAGAAACTAACTGGTTATCACGGCAGCGGTCAATTAGGATTTTAATAAGGTTTAAGAAGAGGAATCCTGTTCATCATGGCAAAGCTCCTTCCTGAGTTTACGTGAGAAAAGTCGGCAAGCATCCATGCTAAGATCAATGGCAGCTGAAAGTGCAATAAACAGTGCGGCATCAGCCATGCATGTTACATGCTGCATCCCTACTTGTACCACTGGCTTGCTAACCTTTCCTTCAGCTTCAACAGTCGAACCCATCACAAATCCTTTAACAGGTGACCTTAAACTCAATGCAGAATCTCTTGATACTCTCTTATCGATACAAAACTGGCCACCCTTTTTGACACTCATTGTAGATTCAGCAATGGGGATACCATTAGTGGGGCCATTCTCCGTGACCAGCTCAAACTTGTAGCCTAAGCCATCAATAGGACCCCGTTCTCGCCATGCCTCTAGACGACCCCATGGTTTCCAGCTGCTGACAGAGAAGCCATGAGGTCGGAGTATTAGCCATGCACCAGGGTTTGATCTAGAAACACGGTCTGAGCCGGGGGAGGGTACAAATGGAGTGATCACGGAGGCAGCTGCAACAGGAGAGCCAGATAGATCATATATCATTATCATCCATCCCTTCCGCTCTCTTCCTTGCCTCTCCCTTTCTCCTGACAATGTTCTCATCCATCCTCTATTCTTGTTGGTAAAATCTGGTGGGAGTGATCTGCACATAGTGACAGGGAGGCAAAAACAATCTATTAATACCGTGGAAAATGAAGATCAATTAAACTAGCATGAATCTATCAAATTGGAGTAACGAAAAAACAGCCATCAAATGTTTATGCACATGGCAGGGAATTACATGGCTGTGTTTGACAGTTAGGGAGATACGGAAAGGAAATTGTCTGTTTGACCAAAACTAAGTACGCGACTAAGAGGTGTCctctattattttattttctaagtaTCAGTAACAAGAGATTTTATTCTTAAAGAGATCATTTTCTAATGAAATTGGAGTTCACGGTCAGCCAAGGCTGCTGGAGGCAGGGTTCTTCTTGTGGATTTTGATAACTAAACTTATAGCTAAACCTGTAAATTGTCCAGAAAACAgggacaaagaaaaaaaatgttaaacaGCAGTGCTCTGAATAATAGCTCAAGAGGAGGGAAGAGATAAAACGTATATATTCAGCCCTTAATCATATGTAAATCATGAAGAActtctaatatttttagagcaaGGTCAAGAAAACTCCAACTGGTTCCATCAATAACCAGAAATCATGCTCCTTTAGGCTGTGATTTTTCCATATCTAATGAAGTCCTGACCAGATTCTGTTTAAAAGCATTTACTTGAGCAACTACCATGTTTAGACACTATAGATCAACCAATCTGTagatctttttcttttcataaaaCCCCATACATTGAAGTTTCGATTAATGCCAGAATTATAAAAAGGGACAATGCCATCATCAAGTTGGCAACAGACGCAAAAACTTGTTCCTCTGATCTCTCAATTTTGAAGTTCAACTCCTTCAAGAAACCAACacaaaaaacaagaaagacaGATAAGGTGGCAAACAAGTGGTATTGGACATCTTGGGCATGTTACTTTAATTACTACTCCAATTACCAGCTGACGGAAAAAGGACATAATACCACATGGCTAAATCCAGGAAAGTACCCATACTCCTAGAATTAATGGGACAGACTACAATTTCCCCTTAAGGAACATTACAGAGACCCAAATCCAAGACCCCACTAGACGCGCATTTTAGCACAGCATCCAATAACTCACTAAAATGCACAACATTGAATGTGAAAAAGGACACAAGGAACTTACCGAGATCTTGAGCGATCGGCGCTGAACTTGCAACTGAAAACGGGTTGTCTAATGTTACCTTGAATTTGAAACACGACAGGGCTAC from Theobroma cacao cultivar B97-61/B2 chromosome 9, Criollo_cocoa_genome_V2, whole genome shotgun sequence harbors:
- the LOC18588485 gene encoding uncharacterized protein LOC18588485 encodes the protein MDPCPFVRLIVESLALKLPQATKPAGSGVYPTATPCFCKLRIKNFPSQTALLPLSNSSGDSPPESSTSAAGFHLDALTLRRLSGKPVTLRIEVYTGRMGRTCGVSCGKLVGRVQVSVDLGVSQTRPSVFQNGWMKLGKEPDKPTAKLHLTVRAEPDPRFVFQFGGEPECSPVVFQIQGNIRQPVFSCKFSADRSRSRSLPPDFTNKNRGWMRTLSGERERQGRERKGWMIMIYDLSGSPVAAASVITPFVPSPGSDRVSRSNPGAWLILRPHGFSVSSWKPWGRLEAWRERGPIDGLGYKFELVTENGPTNGIPIAESTMSVKKGGQFCIDKRVSRDSALSLRSPVKGFVMGSTVEAEGKVSKPVVQVGMQHVTCMADAALFIALSAAIDLSMDACRLFSRKLRKELCHDEQDSSS